One Globicephala melas chromosome 6, mGloMel1.2, whole genome shotgun sequence genomic window carries:
- the BMP1 gene encoding bone morphogenetic protein 1 isoform X2 — protein MPGVARPPLPLLLWLLLLARPGRQLDLADYTYDLGEEDDAEPLNYKDPCKAAAFLGDIALDEEDLRAFQVQQAADLRQRATSRSSIKAAGNSSTLNCQSTSGQPQRKSHGRWRSRSRSRRAATSRPERVWPDGVIPFVIGGNFTGSQRAVFRQAMRHWEKHTCVTFLERTDEDSYIVFTYRPCGCCSYVGRRGGGPQAISIGKNCDKFGIVVHELGHVIGFWHEHTRPDRDRHVSIVRENIQPGQEYNFLKMEVQEVESLGETYDFDSIMHYARNTFSRGIFLDTIVPKYEVNGVKPPIGQRTRLSKGDIAQARKLYKCPACGETLQDSTGNFSSPEYPNGYSAHMHCVWRISVTPGEKIILNFTSMDLYRSRLCWYDYVEVRDGFWRKAPLRGRFCGGKLPEPIVSTDSRLWVEFRSSSNWVGKGFFAVYEAICGGDVKKDNGHIQSPNYPDDYRPSKVCIWRIQVSEGFHVGLTFQSFEIERHDSCAYDYLEVRDGHSESSTLIGRYCGYEKPDDIKSTSSRLWLKFVSDGSINKAGFAVNFFKEVDECSRPNRGGCEQRCLNTLGSYKCSCDPGYELAPDKRRCEAACGGFLTKLNGSITSPGWPKEYPPNKNCIWQLVAPTQYRISLQFDFFETEGNDVCKYDFVEVRSGLTADSKLHGKFCGSEKPEVITSQYNNMRVEFKSDNTVSKKGFKAHFFSEKRPALQPPRGRPHQLKFRVQKRNRTPQ, from the exons ctGCCTTCCTTGGGGACATCGCCCTTGATGAGGAGGACTTGAGGGCCTTCCAGGTGCAGCAGGCTGCGGATCTCAGACAGCGTGCCACCAGCAGGTCTTCCATCAAAGCTGCAG GAAACTCTTCCACCCTCAACTGTCAGAGCACTAGTGGGCAGCCGCAGAGGAAAAGTCACGGGAGATGGAGAAGCAGGTCCCGGAGCCGGAGGGCAGCAACGTCTAGACCAGAGCGCGTGTGGCCCGATGGGGTCATCCCCTTTGTCATTGGAGGAAACTTCACTG GCAGCCAGAGGGCAGTCTTCCGGCAGGCCATGAGGCACTGGGAGAAGCACACCTGTGTCACCTTCCTGGAGCGCACAGACGAGGACAGCTATATCGTGTTCACCTATCGACCCTGCGG GTGCTGCTCCTACGTGGGCCGCCGTGGTGGGGGCCCCCAGGCCATCTCCATCGGCAAGAACTGTGACAAGTTCGGCATCGTGGTCCATGAACTGGGTCATGTCATCGGCTTCTGGCACGAACACACGCGGCCTGACCGAGACCGCCACGTCTCCATCGTGCGCGAGAACATCCAGCCAG GGCAGGAGTATAACTTCCTGAAGATGGAGGTCCAGGAGGTGGAATCCCTGGGGGAGACCTATGATTTTGACAGTATCATGCACTATGCCCGGAACACATTCTCCAG GGGCATCTTCCTGGACACCATCGTTCCCAAGTACGAGGTGAATGGGGTGAAGCCTCCCATCGGCCAGAGGACCCGGCTCAGCAAGGGGGACATTGCCCAGGCCCGCAAGCTCTACAAGTGCCCAG CTTGCGGAGAGACCCTACAAGATAGCACGGGCAACTTCTCCTCCCCCGAGTACCCCAACGGCTACTCCGCCCACATGCACTGCGTATGGCGCATCTCAGTCACACCTGGGGAGAAG ATCATCCTGAACTTCACGTCCATGGACCTGTACCGCAGCCGCCTGTGCTGGTACGACTACGTGGAGGTCCGAGACGGCTTCTGGAGGAAGGCGCCCCTCCGAG GCCGCTTCTGCGGGGGCAAACTCCCGGAGCCCATTGTCTCCACCGACAGCCGCCTCTGGGTTGAATTCCGCAGCAGCAGCAACTGGGTCGGGAAAGGCTTCTTTGCGGTCTATGAAG CCATCTGTGGGGGAGATGTGAAAAAGGACAACGGCCACATCCAGTCGCCCAATTACCCAGACGACTACCGGCCCAGCAAAGTCTGCATCTGGAGGATCCAGGTGTCCGAGGGCTTCCATGTGGGCCTCACCTTCCAGTCCTTTGAG ATTGAGCGCCATGACAGCTGCGCCTATGACTATCTGGAAGTGCGCGACGGACACAGCGAGAGCAGCACGCTCATCGGGCGCTACTGCGGCTATGAGAAGCCGGACGACATCAAGAGCACGTCCAGCCGCCTCTGGCTCAAGTTCGTCTCTGATGGGTCCATTAACAAAGCTGGCTTCGCCGTCAACTTTTTCAAAG AGGTGGACGAGTGCTCTCGGCCCAACCGCGGGGGCTGTGAGCAGCGGTGTCTCAACACCCTGGGCAGTTACAAGTGCAGCTGCGACCCTGGGTATGAGCTGGCCCCTGACAAGCGCCGCTGCGAGG CTGCCTGTGGTGGATTCCTCACCAAGCTCAATGGCTCCATCACTAGCCCGGGCTGGCCCAAGGAGTACCCCCCTAACAAAAACTGCATCTGGCAGCTGGTGGCGCCCACCCAGTACCGCATCTCCCTGCAGTTTGACTTCTTCGAGACCGAGGGCAATGAT GTGTGCAAGTACGACTTCGTGGAGGTGCGCAGCGGACTCACGGCCGACTCCAAGCTGCACGGCAAGTTCTGTGGCTCCGAGAAGCCCGAGGTCATCACCTCCCAGTACAACAACATGCGTGTGGAGTTCAAGTCCGACAACACAGTCTCCAAAAAGGGCTTCAAGGCCCACTTCTTCTCAG AAAAGAGGCCAGCTCTGCAGCCCCCCCGGGGACGGCCCCACCAGCTCAAATTCCGAGTGCAGAAAAGAAACCGGACCCCCCAGTGA